One region of Lactobacillus johnsonii genomic DNA includes:
- the rnc gene encoding ribonuclease III: protein MVSVAFKQNLKKKYGIKFNNEKLLEDAFTHSSYANEHPGRTDYEKLEFLGDAVLELAVSDYLYRHFPRLNEGKLTRMRSNIVRTEGFSEFAIECGFPEEINLGKGEEKAGARKRKTLLEDVFEAFNGALFLDQGMLAVQHFLHLTVYPLIAEGDFNASRDYKTELQERLQVNGPVKIEYQVIDEDESKPSFKVQLLVNGEKVSEGQGRNKKAAEQQAAQAALDKNK, encoded by the coding sequence ATGGTTTCAGTAGCTTTTAAACAAAATTTAAAGAAAAAATACGGAATAAAATTTAATAACGAAAAATTGCTTGAAGATGCATTTACGCATTCTTCTTATGCTAATGAGCATCCCGGGAGAACGGACTATGAAAAATTAGAGTTTCTTGGTGATGCTGTTCTTGAATTGGCGGTATCCGATTATTTGTATCGTCATTTTCCTAGATTAAATGAAGGGAAATTAACAAGAATGCGATCTAACATTGTTAGAACAGAAGGATTTTCTGAATTTGCAATTGAATGTGGATTCCCAGAAGAAATTAATTTGGGTAAAGGAGAAGAAAAAGCTGGCGCTAGAAAACGTAAGACACTTCTTGAAGATGTGTTTGAAGCTTTTAATGGTGCACTTTTCTTAGATCAAGGAATGCTAGCTGTACAGCACTTCTTACATTTAACAGTGTATCCATTAATTGCTGAAGGAGATTTTAATGCCTCACGTGATTATAAAACTGAACTTCAGGAGCGTTTGCAGGTAAATGGACCAGTTAAGATTGAATACCAAGTAATAGATGAAGATGAATCAAAGCCATCTTTTAAAGTACAGCTACTTGTAAATGGTGAAAAAGTTTCAGAGGGACAAGGACGTAATAAAAAAGCTGCTGAGCAGCAAGCAGCTCAAGCTGCATTAGATAAAAATAAATAA
- the smc gene encoding chromosome segregation protein SMC yields MPLQQLVLNGFKSFADKTTIRFNNGITGIVGPNGSGKSNITEAIRWVMGEGSAKSLRGENMKDVIFAGSQMRAPMNHAEVELVFDNRDHQLASDNDEVVVTRKILRNGESDYLLNHHPVRLKDVRTLFIESGMSSDSLGIISQGKVDEILNSKPQQRRGIFEEAAGVLHFKQQKEIALKQLDKTNANLIRINDLVKELEGRIEPLHEQSSLAKEYKFQKEQLDHKLKQLLGLEIESLNEEKKAVAKKAAVNQGILNKLDDEVKQSQADLEEKRKQSNERHAEKDEKQQELLSLTQKIAALTTDLQMHQQSREYDVATQKEYSAQSEELKERRKRLLDQLAANEKDLNSQNQVLANFVKKQKNLKQELKQGPEQLNNQLEQVRSDYIQTLQDQTSNNNEIVYLKNELTRSKKSNDNRQQEVEEQLDEAQKVLTQLKKQGQDLVLKRKQLNETIATLDRKIAEESKLKDQSEQAYLKVKNDLQQLSAQVKGLKKIRNRHEGYYYGVKYVLNHQSDFHGIVGVIGELISFPAELEAALSTALGGGVQDLVTIDQSSARDAINLLKQTRTGRATFLPLDGLRHNEIAASTLNSLQSIEGFKGVAADLVTSKTETDISNAISYLLGNVLVVDTIDTALRVQRRIGRYYRIVTLDGDIISPGGSMTGGTRNTRNNSPLATNAEIDKLTLQIKTGKVEFTKLQTALNELDKKLTELQTELEAKNTDLTALNQKISEQAIKYENEEKEVQRLTQLNDLQQKAQLEKKQEEAELTSRLEKEQAKKKELEEVAQTQRAKMDQLKTDLTDFDEAYQKLQAELSNLNSDLAVVKNKLENITTKKSELEEQLENTNSRLKDIEEKIKALSLSQNGQSESEIEDQVAKLSKQKKQMQEALAEINKDLGKFDAQINNLDQVATRNYNLRKNTAAEQEEYSARLGELKSQINQKLGILSEEYSLTFEAALQLSEGQNTTDLRKKLEREVHLHKMSLADIGEVNLNSIEEYEDVKTRYDFLNGQQNDLLKARKDIEESMSKLDDEVKSRFSATFHQIERSFAKIFPIMFDGGHARLELTDPKNLLETGIEIIAQPPGKKSQKLTLLSGGERALTAITLLFAMLQVNPVPFCILDEVEAALDETNVARFAQFLNHYDMKTQFIVITHRRGTMQKADNLYGIVMQESGISKVLSVSLNEIKKEVN; encoded by the coding sequence GTGCCACTACAACAATTAGTTTTAAATGGTTTTAAGTCTTTTGCTGATAAGACGACAATTAGATTTAATAATGGTATTACCGGCATCGTTGGTCCAAATGGTAGTGGAAAAAGTAACATTACTGAAGCAATTCGGTGGGTAATGGGTGAAGGATCTGCCAAGTCTTTACGTGGTGAAAATATGAAAGATGTTATTTTCGCTGGTAGTCAAATGAGAGCTCCAATGAATCATGCTGAGGTTGAGTTGGTTTTTGATAATCGTGATCACCAACTTGCTTCTGATAATGATGAAGTGGTCGTAACGAGAAAGATTTTGCGTAACGGCGAAAGTGATTATCTTTTAAATCATCATCCAGTAAGATTGAAAGATGTTAGGACACTGTTTATTGAATCAGGGATGTCATCTGATAGTTTGGGAATAATTTCTCAGGGGAAGGTCGATGAAATTCTTAATTCTAAGCCACAACAGCGTCGAGGAATTTTTGAAGAGGCTGCCGGTGTCCTTCATTTTAAGCAGCAAAAAGAAATTGCACTCAAGCAATTAGACAAAACTAATGCCAATCTAATTAGAATTAATGATTTGGTTAAAGAATTGGAAGGTAGAATCGAGCCTTTACATGAACAGAGTTCTTTAGCAAAAGAATATAAATTTCAAAAAGAACAGCTTGATCATAAGTTAAAACAACTTTTGGGCTTGGAGATTGAAAGTTTAAATGAAGAGAAGAAGGCGGTCGCTAAGAAGGCGGCAGTAAATCAAGGGATTTTAAATAAGCTTGATGACGAGGTTAAACAATCCCAAGCTGATTTAGAAGAAAAACGTAAGCAATCAAATGAGCGCCATGCTGAAAAAGATGAAAAGCAGCAAGAATTATTATCTTTAACGCAAAAAATTGCAGCTCTGACTACTGATCTTCAAATGCATCAACAATCTCGAGAATATGATGTCGCTACTCAAAAAGAATACAGTGCACAATCTGAAGAACTAAAAGAGCGAAGAAAACGTTTGTTAGATCAGCTTGCAGCTAATGAGAAAGATCTAAACAGTCAAAATCAAGTCCTTGCTAATTTTGTAAAGAAACAAAAGAATTTAAAGCAGGAACTTAAGCAAGGTCCTGAACAATTAAATAATCAATTAGAGCAAGTTCGATCTGATTATATTCAAACTTTGCAGGATCAAACGAGTAATAATAACGAGATTGTCTATTTAAAAAATGAGCTAACTCGTAGTAAAAAATCAAATGATAATCGCCAGCAAGAAGTTGAAGAACAATTAGATGAAGCTCAAAAAGTTCTTACCCAGTTAAAAAAACAAGGGCAAGACCTTGTTTTAAAGAGAAAACAACTAAATGAAACTATTGCGACTCTTGATAGAAAAATTGCTGAGGAGAGTAAGCTTAAGGATCAAAGTGAACAAGCTTACTTAAAGGTTAAAAATGATTTACAACAACTTTCTGCACAAGTAAAAGGCCTAAAGAAAATTAGAAATAGACATGAAGGATACTATTATGGGGTTAAATATGTTTTAAACCATCAAAGTGATTTTCATGGAATTGTAGGGGTTATTGGGGAGTTAATTTCTTTTCCAGCTGAATTAGAAGCCGCTTTGTCAACAGCTTTAGGTGGTGGCGTTCAAGACTTAGTTACTATTGACCAAAGTAGTGCTAGGGATGCCATTAATTTGTTGAAGCAAACTCGTACAGGTAGGGCTACCTTTTTACCTCTAGATGGATTACGTCATAATGAGATTGCTGCCTCCACTTTAAACTCCTTACAAAGTATTGAGGGATTTAAAGGTGTGGCAGCAGACTTAGTAACATCAAAAACTGAGACTGATATTTCTAATGCTATTTCTTACCTTTTAGGGAATGTTTTAGTGGTAGATACTATTGATACGGCTTTGCGTGTTCAACGCAGAATTGGACGATATTATCGAATTGTGACGCTGGACGGAGATATTATTAGTCCTGGGGGAAGTATGACTGGTGGGACTAGAAATACAAGAAATAATTCCCCTCTGGCAACAAATGCTGAGATTGATAAATTAACATTACAAATTAAGACGGGGAAGGTAGAATTTACTAAACTACAAACAGCCCTAAACGAACTAGATAAAAAATTAACCGAGTTACAAACTGAGCTAGAAGCTAAAAATACTGATTTAACTGCCCTAAATCAAAAAATCAGTGAGCAAGCTATTAAGTATGAAAATGAAGAAAAAGAAGTTCAAAGGCTGACTCAGTTAAATGATTTACAGCAAAAGGCCCAACTTGAGAAGAAGCAAGAAGAAGCAGAACTTACTAGTCGTCTTGAAAAAGAGCAGGCTAAAAAGAAAGAACTTGAAGAAGTTGCTCAAACACAACGAGCAAAAATGGATCAATTAAAGACTGATTTGACCGATTTTGATGAAGCTTATCAAAAATTACAGGCAGAATTAAGTAACTTAAATTCCGACTTGGCCGTAGTAAAGAATAAATTGGAAAATATTACTACTAAGAAATCTGAATTGGAAGAACAGCTTGAAAATACCAATTCCAGACTTAAGGATATTGAGGAAAAAATTAAAGCTTTGTCATTGTCTCAAAATGGACAAAGTGAGTCAGAAATTGAAGATCAAGTTGCTAAGCTAAGTAAGCAGAAAAAACAAATGCAAGAGGCTTTAGCTGAAATAAATAAAGATTTAGGTAAATTTGATGCTCAAATAAATAATCTTGATCAAGTTGCTACAAGAAATTATAATTTGCGTAAAAATACTGCTGCGGAGCAAGAAGAGTATTCTGCAAGGCTAGGAGAACTTAAGTCCCAAATTAATCAAAAACTTGGTATTTTAAGTGAAGAATATTCCTTAACTTTTGAAGCAGCTTTGCAATTATCTGAGGGACAAAATACAACAGATTTGCGTAAGAAATTGGAACGTGAAGTTCATCTACATAAAATGTCTTTAGCAGATATTGGTGAGGTTAACTTGAACTCTATTGAAGAGTATGAAGATGTTAAAACGCGTTATGATTTCTTAAATGGACAACAGAATGACTTGCTAAAGGCTAGAAAAGATATTGAAGAATCAATGTCTAAACTAGATGATGAGGTAAAGAGTAGGTTTAGTGCAACCTTCCACCAGATAGAAAGAAGCTTTGCAAAGATTTTTCCAATTATGTTTGATGGTGGTCATGCTAGATTAGAGTTAACTGATCCAAAGAACTTACTTGAAACTGGAATTGAAATTATTGCGCAGCCACCTGGTAAGAAGTCCCAGAAGTTAACGCTTCTTTCTGGTGGGGAAAGGGCATTAACTGCAATTACTTTATTGTTTGCAATGCTTCAAGTTAACCCCGTACCATTCTGTATTCTAGACGAGGTAGAAGCAGCTTTAGATGAAACAAACGTTGCTCGTTTTGCTCAGTTTTTGAATCATTATGATATGAAAACTCAATTTATTGTTATTACACACCGTCGTGGAACTATGCAGAAAGCAGATAATTTGTATGGAATCGTAATGCAAGAATCAGGTATTTCAAAAGTGTTATCTGTATCGTTAAATGAAATTAAGAAAGAAGTGAATTAG
- the ftsY gene encoding signal recognition particle-docking protein FtsY: MGLFDKIKKSLFGHKDEEQEEIKKELTENSNEELQEPEQTNEAEDIQKNKEVVEPKSEPSEDEHEEENEEVEETPGWSDAGTAFEEKQDEVEKAEEETEETESPEESSEEGATEDEQERYDKGLEKTNHSFGARLNAFFAKFRTVDENFFDDLEDLLIESDVGFETAEELTDSLRDEAKLQNAKSHDALKQVIVEKLVDIYDKGGEGEDSKLADDPSAKSNVYLFVGVNGAGKTTTIGKLAKRIKDSGKSVMMVAADTFRAGAVEQLVEWGRRDGVEVITGPEKADPASVVYDGVKKAKERGIDFLLVDTAGRLQNKVNLMSELDKIKRTIKKILPDQPNEVLLVLDGSTGQNALLQAKDFDKTTKLTGLVLTKLDGSSKGGVVLAIRNEMDLPVKLVGLGEKVDDLANFDAEKFAIGLFQGLI; the protein is encoded by the coding sequence GTGGGATTATTTGATAAAATCAAGAAATCGCTCTTTGGTCATAAAGATGAAGAACAAGAAGAAATTAAAAAAGAACTAACTGAAAATTCAAATGAAGAACTTCAAGAGCCTGAACAAACCAATGAAGCTGAAGATATTCAAAAAAATAAAGAGGTTGTAGAGCCTAAGTCGGAACCTTCTGAAGATGAACATGAAGAAGAAAATGAGGAAGTTGAGGAAACTCCAGGTTGGAGTGATGCTGGAACTGCTTTTGAAGAGAAACAGGATGAAGTTGAAAAAGCTGAAGAGGAGACTGAAGAAACTGAATCTCCTGAAGAGAGCTCTGAAGAAGGAGCTACAGAAGATGAACAGGAAAGATATGACAAAGGGTTAGAAAAAACCAATCATTCTTTCGGAGCACGCCTAAATGCATTTTTTGCTAAATTTAGAACAGTCGATGAAAACTTTTTTGATGATCTTGAAGATTTATTAATTGAATCTGACGTTGGTTTTGAAACTGCTGAAGAATTAACTGATTCTTTAAGGGATGAAGCCAAGCTTCAAAATGCAAAAAGTCATGATGCCTTAAAGCAAGTGATAGTTGAAAAATTAGTTGATATTTATGATAAAGGTGGCGAAGGTGAAGATTCTAAATTAGCCGATGATCCTTCTGCAAAGTCTAATGTTTATCTTTTTGTTGGCGTTAATGGAGCTGGAAAAACAACAACAATTGGTAAATTAGCTAAGCGAATTAAAGACTCGGGCAAGTCTGTCATGATGGTAGCGGCCGATACTTTTAGAGCCGGTGCTGTAGAGCAATTGGTAGAATGGGGTCGACGTGATGGCGTTGAAGTAATCACTGGTCCTGAAAAAGCTGATCCGGCTTCTGTAGTTTATGATGGTGTTAAAAAAGCAAAAGAGAGAGGAATTGATTTCTTATTAGTTGATACAGCAGGTCGTCTTCAAAATAAGGTCAATTTAATGAGCGAGCTTGATAAAATTAAGCGAACAATAAAGAAGATCTTACCCGATCAACCAAATGAGGTTCTTTTAGTCCTTGATGGCTCAACAGGTCAAAATGCATTACTACAAGCAAAAGACTTTGATAAAACTACTAAACTTACAGGTTTAGTTTTAACTAAGCTTGATGGCTCATCTAAGGGTGGAGTAGTATTAGCAATTAGAAATGAAATGGATTTACCGGTTAAATTAGTTGGCCTTGGAGAAAAAGTTGATGATTTGGCAAACTTTGATGCAGAAAAATTTGCAATCGGGCTCTTCCAAGGATTAATCTAA
- a CDS encoding C69 family dipeptidase, translated as MKHLSACTTILVGKKASIDGSVMISRNDDTAGAITPQKFIIEPAVHGEKGRKIKSWLNKFEMELPEDAQRVPAVPNVDYKKLGYYDESGINQKNVAMSCTESTYGNERTLAFDPLVKDGLDEDCMQTVVLPYIDSARDGVKRLGSLIKKYGSPAGNSVLFGDKDEVWYMEIVTGHHWVAQRIPDDCYAATGNRVAIQQVNFDDPDNFMWSEGIQEFVEEHHLNPDHEGWNFHHIFGTYTEQDRHYNTSRQWYIQKLFNPEIEQDPEDPDIPFIRKASKKLAKEDIEFALGSHYQDTPFDPFGHGTEEEKHRYRPIGLNRTQNSHILQIRSDVPEEMAGIMWLCIGGPTFTPYIPFFANMNETDPSFNNTSMTYNKDDAWWYYKSLAALVESHYPQFVQLDTKYLEELNRYYRGRVEEIIENAKDLSGEELTDYLTRENQKTVAHTKKDSEELMGQMFTDAIKMSKLTFKMDPNL; from the coding sequence ATGAAGCATTTAAGTGCATGTACAACTATTTTAGTTGGAAAAAAAGCATCAATTGATGGATCAGTAATGATTTCACGTAATGACGATACTGCAGGTGCAATTACGCCACAAAAGTTTATTATTGAGCCAGCTGTTCATGGTGAAAAGGGACGTAAAATTAAATCTTGGCTTAATAAGTTTGAAATGGAGCTTCCTGAAGATGCTCAAAGAGTTCCAGCAGTTCCAAATGTTGACTATAAAAAGTTAGGTTATTATGACGAAAGTGGTATCAACCAAAAGAATGTTGCTATGTCATGTACTGAATCAACTTATGGTAACGAAAGAACGTTAGCATTTGATCCATTAGTTAAAGATGGTTTAGATGAAGATTGTATGCAGACTGTAGTTTTGCCATATATTGATTCCGCAAGAGATGGTGTAAAACGTCTTGGTTCCTTAATTAAAAAGTATGGTTCACCTGCTGGAAACTCAGTTCTATTTGGTGACAAAGATGAAGTATGGTATATGGAAATTGTCACGGGACACCACTGGGTTGCTCAACGTATTCCAGATGATTGTTATGCAGCAACTGGTAACCGTGTTGCTATTCAACAAGTTAACTTTGATGATCCAGATAACTTTATGTGGAGTGAAGGAATTCAAGAATTCGTTGAAGAACACCACTTGAATCCTGACCATGAAGGTTGGAATTTCCACCACATTTTTGGAACTTATACTGAACAAGATCGTCACTACAACACTAGTCGTCAATGGTATATCCAAAAACTTTTCAACCCAGAAATTGAACAGGATCCTGAAGACCCAGATATTCCTTTCATTAGAAAAGCTTCTAAGAAATTAGCTAAGGAAGATATTGAATTTGCACTTGGTTCTCATTATCAAGATACTCCATTTGATCCATTTGGTCATGGAACTGAGGAAGAGAAGCATCGTTATCGTCCAATTGGTTTAAATAGAACTCAAAACTCCCATATTTTGCAAATTAGAAGTGATGTTCCTGAAGAAATGGCGGGTATTATGTGGTTATGTATTGGTGGACCAACATTTACACCATATATCCCATTCTTTGCTAATATGAACGAAACTGATCCATCATTTAACAATACGTCAATGACCTATAATAAAGACGATGCATGGTGGTACTACAAATCTTTGGCTGCCTTAGTTGAAAGTCACTATCCTCAATTTGTTCAACTTGATACTAAATATCTTGAAGAATTGAATAGATATTACCGTGGTAGAGTTGAAGAAATTATTGAAAATGCTAAAGATTTAAGCGGTGAAGAATTAACCGACTACTTAACTCGTGAAAATCAAAAGACTGTTGCTCATACTAAGAAAGATAGTGAAGAATTAATGGGTCAAATGTTTACTGATGCAATTAAGATGTCTAAGTTAACATTTAAGATGGATCCAAATCTTTAA
- a CDS encoding IS3 family transposase — MSKLSKQDKIDIYNNWKHYHKSLSQLGREYGVRPDNLYYLIRLIDLHGLEILNKSYSSYSVEFKKTAIKRILINDEPANQVSLDLGLPSSGMIYNWLRKYKEDGYNVINHKKGRPHHEKQRPTNQRTTKTSKRLKTRESQAYCRKRICKKIERLSFQKKKPKAPEIAQVVTELRQELHVTVSFILNVINSNPDLPHLSKSNYYYVLKQNDKDSKNHQIMKRIKEIFEEHKHRYGYRRITAQLHIEGIKINHKKVKRLMKKMHLFGIAIRRRKRYSSYRGTVGEIKPNLICRNFLAILPDRKWYSDITEFHLNGEKLYLSPIMDGCTHEIISYTLSRRPVLEQVMTMLDLAYKAHPALNGLIFHTDQGWQYQHSTFQKWLTDHGIEQSMSRKGNSLDDGLMEGFFGILKREMWYGFEKNFKNLDELEDAIKEYIYYYNNFRIKSSIKNHTPIQYRNMVLNQTV, encoded by the coding sequence ATGTCTAAATTATCTAAGCAAGACAAAATTGACATCTACAATAATTGGAAGCATTATCATAAGTCACTATCTCAACTAGGTAGAGAATATGGAGTAAGACCTGACAATTTATATTATTTAATCCGTCTAATAGACCTTCACGGCTTAGAAATTTTGAATAAATCATATTCTTCTTATTCAGTAGAATTTAAGAAAACTGCCATTAAAAGAATATTGATTAACGATGAACCAGCGAATCAAGTTTCATTAGACTTAGGATTGCCAAGCTCAGGTATGATCTATAATTGGCTTCGCAAATATAAAGAGGATGGGTATAATGTCATTAATCATAAGAAAGGCAGACCACATCATGAAAAGCAAAGACCAACAAATCAAAGAACTACAAAAACAAGTAAAAGACTTAAAACAAGAGAATCTCAAGCTTACTGTCGAAAACGAATTTGTAAAAAAATTGAGCGCCTTAGTTTCCAAAAGAAAAAACCAAAAGCACCAGAAATAGCTCAGGTGGTTACTGAACTAAGGCAAGAACTTCATGTAACCGTCAGTTTCATATTAAATGTAATCAATTCTAATCCTGATTTACCTCACTTATCTAAAAGTAATTATTACTATGTTCTAAAACAAAATGATAAAGATTCAAAAAATCATCAGATCATGAAACGTATCAAAGAAATATTTGAGGAACATAAACATCGCTACGGCTATAGAAGAATTACAGCTCAATTGCACATTGAAGGAATTAAAATCAATCATAAGAAAGTAAAGCGTCTGATGAAAAAGATGCATTTATTTGGTATTGCCATTAGACGTAGAAAAAGATATTCAAGTTATCGAGGAACTGTAGGTGAAATCAAACCTAATTTGATCTGTCGCAATTTTTTAGCCATTTTACCAGATAGAAAGTGGTATTCAGATATAACTGAGTTTCATTTAAACGGCGAAAAATTATATTTATCACCAATTATGGATGGGTGTACCCATGAGATAATTTCTTATACATTAAGTCGTCGTCCAGTTTTAGAACAAGTAATGACCATGCTTGACCTAGCTTATAAAGCTCATCCCGCTCTAAATGGTCTTATTTTTCACACTGATCAAGGATGGCAATATCAACATTCTACCTTTCAAAAATGGCTTACAGATCATGGTATTGAGCAATCAATGTCTAGAAAAGGTAATTCATTAGATGATGGATTAATGGAAGGATTTTTTGGTATCTTAAAGCGAGAAATGTGGTATGGCTTTGAAAAAAATTTTAAGAATTTAGATGAACTAGAAGATGCAATCAAAGAGTATATTTATTACTATAATAATTTTAGAATTAAGAGCTCAATAAAAAACCATACTCCGATTCAATATCGAAATATGGTTTTAAATCAAACAGTTTAA